GTCCTCAGATGATGCAGAGCTTGTCTGCTCTGTCCTGGTTAAGTCAGCTAGACCTGTTTGGTCAACGGATTTGGCGGGTTGGCTAAAGAGCAGAAAGCTGGTCAAAATGACCCCTGCCGCAGCCGGCAGACCAATCTGCCACTTATAGTTTTTCAATATTTCGATATAAGAATGGATATTGTTCATTTTACTACCTCCAACTAGTAAGTGCGTAAAAGAACAGAAAAAACTCACAAAATTTGCGAGTTTTTTATCTCCTTATTTCTTGTCCAATTCAACCGATGGATTCCAGACGAAACTAGCCAGGTAGCTAAATACATAGGTCAGTCCCAAAATCAAGGCCACCAGCAAAAGTATCGGAATACGGTAGATATAGGTCAAGACATTTGGTTTTTTCTTGGTTTGGAAGGAGCCAGCGTAGTCGTCCAGACGCTTGAATTCCTTTTCGATACGGCCTGTTACCTCAGCTGTTCCTGCATCGTCCATGCGCTTGATGTCTAAAATATCAATTGGATTGCCAAAAGCCACATCAATCCGCTCACCAGCCAACAAGCCCTTGAGGGTCAGAGGACCGACATAGGTCGCAGGCATGAGCTTGACCTTGGCAGACTTAGCAATCACAGCCACCCCTCCCTTGAGCTCAGATGAATGACGGCTACCAGACGGAAACATGACCAGCGAACGGTCGCTTTTTTTCAACATGTTAACTGGATACTTGATGGCTGCCATACCAGGATTTTCACGGTCAATAGGAAAGGCACCACACTTGCGAATCCACCAACCAAAGCCACGGTCCTTGAAGAGTTCCTTTTTGGCCATAAAGATAAATTGCTTTGGTGCCGCCGCATAGCCCATGAAAACAGGGTCCCAGAAGGTCTTGTGAGGAGCAATCAGAATATAATTCTCTTCCTTGGGCAGGATATTTTCCTTATCATGGTAGTGAATATTACCATTGACAGC
The sequence above is a segment of the Streptococcus suis genome. Coding sequences within it:
- a CDS encoding 1-acyl-sn-glycerol-3-phosphate acyltransferase, whose amino-acid sequence is MFYAYLRTLLSFLLWAVNGNIHYHDKENILPKEENYILIAPHKTFWDPVFMGYAAAPKQFIFMAKKELFKDRGFGWWIRKCGAFPIDRENPGMAAIKYPVNMLKKSDRSLVMFPSGSRHSSELKGGVAVIAKSAKVKLMPATYVGPLTLKGLLAGERIDVAFGNPIDILDIKRMDDAGTAEVTGRIEKEFKRLDDYAGSFQTKKKPNVLTYIYRIPILLLVALILGLTYVFSYLASFVWNPSVELDKK